In one Microvirgula aerodenitrificans DSM 15089 genomic region, the following are encoded:
- a CDS encoding MFS transporter: protein MAATLTRWYPENLDFWLTRGRFVARRNLVCSIFALHLNFNVWMMWSIVVINLPAVGFQLSDDQRFWLVAAPPLFGAMLRIVYSMVWSWVGGATWLALSTLILLLPAIGVGFVVQDISTPFWVLFAMAALCGFGGGASASHLSHTGFFFPAARKGYALGMNAGIGNLGVSVAQLLIPLAISVPLFGHLAGAPQIWGHGEEVRQVWLQNAGFMWVPLILLGAWAAWRYGNNMAGVRLTPRDQLNVIRIPHTWYVCLLYMGTYGTFLGFAAAFPLLTSRMFPLEDVTGYLFVGPMLAALARPFGGWLSDRIAGSVVTCGAYAVMALSLVALLLTLPSSSDAGHFTAFVCVSLVLFTAAGLGNGSSYQMAPKVFLIEAGRRAAREGLDVNTAYADGSRAGTAAMNVSSVMAAFGGFFIPKTFGWSLALTHGVALAVLIFLAFYLVALGVCIWQYARPHAVVRV, encoded by the coding sequence ATGGCTGCGACGCTGACCCGCTGGTACCCCGAGAACCTGGATTTCTGGCTGACGCGCGGCCGTTTCGTCGCCCGCCGCAATCTGGTCTGCTCCATTTTCGCCCTGCATCTGAACTTCAATGTCTGGATGATGTGGAGCATTGTCGTCATCAATCTGCCGGCGGTCGGTTTCCAGCTGTCCGACGACCAGCGCTTCTGGCTGGTGGCGGCGCCGCCGTTGTTCGGCGCCATGCTGCGCATCGTCTACTCGATGGTGTGGTCCTGGGTCGGCGGCGCAACCTGGCTGGCACTGTCCACGCTGATCCTGCTGTTGCCGGCGATCGGCGTCGGCTTCGTGGTGCAGGACATCTCCACCCCGTTCTGGGTACTGTTCGCCATGGCGGCACTGTGCGGCTTCGGCGGCGGTGCCTCGGCGTCGCACCTGTCGCATACCGGCTTTTTCTTTCCGGCCGCGCGCAAGGGCTACGCACTGGGGATGAATGCCGGCATCGGCAATCTTGGCGTCTCGGTCGCGCAACTGCTGATTCCGCTGGCGATCAGCGTGCCGCTGTTCGGCCATCTGGCCGGCGCACCGCAGATCTGGGGCCATGGCGAGGAAGTGCGCCAGGTGTGGCTGCAGAACGCCGGTTTCATGTGGGTGCCGCTGATCCTGCTGGGGGCCTGGGCCGCCTGGCGCTACGGCAACAATATGGCCGGCGTGCGGCTGACGCCGCGCGACCAGTTGAACGTGATCCGCATCCCGCATACCTGGTATGTGTGCCTGCTGTACATGGGCACCTATGGCACTTTCCTTGGCTTCGCCGCCGCTTTCCCGCTGCTGACCAGTCGCATGTTCCCGCTGGAGGACGTCACCGGCTACCTGTTCGTCGGCCCGATGCTGGCAGCTCTGGCGCGCCCGTTCGGCGGCTGGCTGTCCGACCGGATTGCCGGCAGCGTGGTGACCTGCGGTGCCTATGCGGTAATGGCGCTGTCGCTGGTGGCGCTGCTGCTGACGCTGCCGTCCAGCAGCGACGCGGGGCATTTCACTGCCTTTGTCTGCGTGTCGCTGGTGCTGTTCACCGCGGCCGGGCTGGGCAATGGCTCGTCTTACCAGATGGCGCCGAAAGTGTTCCTGATCGAGGCCGGCCGGCGGGCTGCGCGTGAAGGACTGGACGTGAATACCGCTTATGCGGACGGCAGCCGTGCCGGTACGGCTGCCATGAACGTGTCGTCGGTGATGGCGGCATTCGGCGGTTTTTTCATTCCCAAGACCTTTGGCTGGTCGCTGGCGCTGACCCATGGCGTGGCGCTGGCCGTACTGATTTTTCTGGCCTTCTACCTGGTCGCGCTCGGGGTCTGCATCTGGCAGTACGCCCGGCCGCATGCAGTCGTGCGTGTCTAG
- a CDS encoding FeoA family protein, which translates to MSSLVALAPATPAAVSALNLPRDAAGRLRCFGIETGAHIQVVRRAVLGGPLLVRIGCTDVILRRDVARQIEVTPL; encoded by the coding sequence ATGTCATCGCTTGTTGCGCTTGCCCCCGCCACCCCGGCCGCGGTCTCGGCGCTGAATCTTCCCCGGGACGCAGCGGGCCGCCTGCGCTGTTTCGGTATCGAAACCGGCGCCCATATCCAGGTCGTGCGTCGTGCGGTACTGGGCGGACCGCTGCTGGTCCGTATCGGCTGCACGGACGTGATCCTGCGCCGTGACGTGGCGCGCCAGATCGAGGTGACGCCGCTATGA
- the feoB gene encoding ferrous iron transport protein B, translated as MKRFALIGLPNTGKSTLFNRLTGLSQRVGNWPGLTVEIARAKILLGGHMVDLIDLPGINDLSGYAEDEAVVRQMLTDSDFHAFVVILNATQLDRQLRLALQLRATGVPLLVLLNMSDEARQLGITVDEARLSKELGAPVLMTSARRGENWPAVLEALARLANGSDEARHAVLPPQLADESDAVAWSLAQRALADATFHVPPRLSESTTEKVDRWLLHPWLGLPLFFVLMAILFQLTYLISTPIQDGLDEGLGALRGAVLDPLLSGAPSWLSGFLLDGVWTGMTTVLTFAPLVFVFFVLMAIVEDAGYLARAAFLMDAMMSRLGLDGRGFVMHLMGFGCNVPAIMGTRIMRDRKMRLLSMLTIPFSVCSARLQVFLFFSTTMFSPLAAPWVLFSLYLVSFAVAMLSAWLFKRGFHSHELFVLEIPPYRLPTPRHLLLRAWGEVRAFLKLASTMILIGVVLVWALTTFHIGANGPTFAEALGHFFRPLLAPIGIEDRLAVALMFGFVAKEILLGSMAVIYGVQENNLGDVVVRHIDWISAYSFMLFTLIYVPCVATVAAIYKESKSFGFTTLSVAWSLGLAWVVSFVFYQSARLLVG; from the coding sequence ATGAAGCGCTTCGCCCTGATCGGTCTGCCGAATACCGGCAAGTCCACGCTGTTCAACCGCCTGACCGGGCTGTCGCAACGGGTCGGCAACTGGCCGGGACTGACGGTCGAGATCGCCCGCGCCAAAATCCTGCTTGGCGGCCACATGGTCGACCTGATCGACCTGCCGGGCATCAACGACCTGTCCGGCTATGCCGAGGACGAGGCGGTAGTGCGGCAGATGCTGACCGACAGCGATTTTCACGCCTTCGTCGTCATCCTCAATGCGACCCAGCTCGACCGGCAGCTGCGGCTGGCGCTGCAGCTGCGCGCGACCGGCGTGCCCTTGCTGGTGCTGCTGAACATGTCGGACGAGGCGCGCCAGCTCGGCATCACCGTCGACGAGGCCCGGCTGTCGAAGGAACTGGGCGCGCCGGTGCTGATGACCAGCGCGCGGCGCGGCGAGAACTGGCCGGCCGTGCTGGAGGCGCTGGCCCGGCTGGCCAATGGCAGCGACGAGGCCCGTCATGCGGTGCTGCCGCCGCAACTGGCCGACGAAAGCGACGCCGTCGCCTGGTCGCTGGCGCAGCGTGCGCTGGCCGACGCCACCTTCCATGTGCCGCCCCGGCTGTCCGAAAGCACGACCGAGAAGGTCGATCGCTGGCTGCTGCATCCGTGGCTGGGCCTGCCGCTGTTCTTCGTGCTGATGGCCATTCTGTTCCAGCTGACCTATCTGATCAGTACGCCGATCCAGGACGGGCTGGACGAGGGGCTGGGCGCCCTGCGCGGCGCGGTGCTCGACCCGCTGCTGTCCGGTGCGCCGTCCTGGCTGTCGGGCTTCCTGCTCGACGGGGTCTGGACCGGCATGACCACGGTGCTGACCTTTGCGCCGCTGGTGTTCGTGTTCTTCGTGCTGATGGCGATTGTCGAGGATGCCGGCTACCTGGCCCGCGCCGCCTTCCTGATGGACGCAATGATGAGCCGGCTCGGCCTGGACGGCCGCGGCTTCGTCATGCACCTGATGGGCTTCGGCTGCAATGTGCCGGCCATCATGGGGACGCGCATCATGCGCGACCGCAAGATGCGGCTGCTGTCGATGCTGACCATCCCGTTCTCGGTCTGCTCGGCACGGCTGCAGGTATTCCTGTTCTTCTCCACCACGATGTTCTCGCCGCTGGCCGCGCCGTGGGTGCTGTTCAGCCTGTACCTGGTCAGCTTTGCCGTCGCCATGCTGTCGGCCTGGCTGTTCAAGCGCGGTTTCCACAGTCACGAGCTGTTCGTGCTGGAAATTCCGCCGTACCGGCTGCCGACGCCACGCCATCTGCTGCTGCGTGCCTGGGGTGAAGTGCGGGCGTTCCTGAAGCTGGCATCGACCATGATCCTGATCGGCGTGGTGCTGGTCTGGGCGCTGACCACCTTCCATATCGGGGCGAACGGTCCGACCTTTGCCGAAGCGCTGGGGCACTTCTTCCGGCCGCTGCTGGCACCGATCGGCATCGAGGACCGGCTGGCGGTGGCGCTGATGTTCGGCTTTGTCGCCAAGGAAATCCTGCTCGGTTCGATGGCGGTCATCTATGGCGTGCAGGAGAACAACCTCGGTGACGTGGTCGTCCGCCACATCGACTGGATCTCGGCCTACAGCTTCATGCTGTTCACGCTGATCTATGTGCCGTGCGTCGCCACCGTGGCCGCGATCTACAAGGAGTCGAAGAGTTTCGGCTTCACCACGCTGTCGGTAGCGTGGTCGCTGGGCCTGGCCTGGGTGGTCAGCTTCGTGTTCTACCAGAGCGCGCGACTGCTGGTCGGCTAG
- the dacB gene encoding D-alanyl-D-alanine carboxypeptidase/D-alanyl-D-alanine endopeptidase, with amino-acid sequence MSLLHRASCLLLSLLAVPALSAPLPPLGPIDAGTLALWVAPLDGGPPVYTHRADAAVNPASTMKLVTSFAALDTLGPDFHWQTGLYSSAPVNGTSLAGDLYWRGNGDPAFDFDALADLTGQLRDRGIRRIDGALLLDKSAFTSLGSSSEQDPDEGRTYQVGPDPLLTQYKTAAVRLYAGDSGWQVVLDPPLRGIDTRNRLTLTPGACTGGVGRHVSASAQERNLVLNGKVPAGCDGSVLYVPLLDHDTFQAAAFDAVWQERSGQTGLPVRRGNAPADARLLASHESPPLSEVLVGLNHYSNNVMARQVFLTLGASDGNGGDTVRNAEAAVRAALTRHGIDSRAFVFENGAGLSRRERVTAGALGELLRAAQRAPFWGEFAALLPRPGGAGTLHQRLPALAGRARFKTGTLNDVHALAGYLDAGGRRYALVAIVNASGIRNSALDSLVERIAAALDAQQVQDRPVAGR; translated from the coding sequence GTGTCCCTGCTGCATCGCGCGTCCTGTCTGCTGCTGTCCCTTCTTGCCGTGCCGGCCCTGTCCGCCCCCCTGCCCCCGCTGGGCCCGATCGATGCCGGCACGCTGGCGCTGTGGGTCGCGCCACTCGACGGCGGGCCGCCGGTCTACACCCATCGTGCCGACGCCGCGGTCAATCCGGCATCAACCATGAAGCTGGTCACCAGCTTTGCCGCCCTGGACACACTGGGCCCCGATTTCCACTGGCAGACCGGTCTGTACAGCAGTGCGCCGGTCAATGGCACCAGCCTGGCCGGCGATCTGTACTGGCGCGGCAACGGCGACCCGGCGTTCGATTTCGACGCCCTGGCCGACCTGACCGGACAACTGCGCGATCGCGGCATCCGCCGTATCGACGGCGCCCTGCTGCTGGACAAGTCGGCGTTCACCTCGCTGGGCAGCTCCAGCGAGCAGGACCCGGACGAAGGGCGCACCTATCAGGTCGGCCCGGACCCGCTGCTGACCCAGTACAAGACCGCCGCCGTCCGCCTGTACGCCGGCGACAGCGGCTGGCAGGTCGTGCTCGACCCGCCGCTGCGCGGCATCGACACCCGCAACCGGCTGACCCTGACCCCCGGCGCCTGCACCGGCGGTGTCGGCCGCCATGTCAGCGCCAGCGCGCAGGAACGCAATCTGGTGCTGAACGGCAAGGTACCGGCCGGCTGCGACGGCAGCGTGCTCTATGTGCCACTGCTCGACCACGACACCTTCCAGGCTGCCGCCTTCGACGCCGTCTGGCAGGAGCGCAGCGGTCAGACCGGACTGCCGGTGCGGCGCGGCAACGCGCCGGCCGATGCACGCCTGCTGGCCAGCCACGAATCCCCGCCGCTGTCCGAAGTGCTGGTCGGACTGAACCACTACAGCAACAACGTGATGGCACGTCAGGTGTTCCTGACCCTTGGCGCCAGCGACGGCAATGGCGGCGATACCGTGCGCAATGCCGAAGCCGCCGTCCGCGCGGCGCTGACCCGCCACGGCATCGACAGCCGCGCCTTCGTGTTCGAGAACGGCGCCGGTCTGTCGCGCCGCGAGCGGGTAACGGCCGGCGCCCTCGGCGAATTGCTGCGCGCCGCCCAGCGCGCGCCGTTCTGGGGGGAGTTTGCCGCCCTGCTGCCGCGCCCCGGAGGCGCCGGCACCCTGCACCAGCGCTTGCCGGCACTGGCCGGCCGCGCCCGCTTCAAGACCGGCACGCTGAATGACGTGCATGCCCTGGCCGGCTACCTGGATGCCGGAGGCCGCCGCTATGCGCTGGTCGCCATTGTCAATGCGTCGGGCATTCGCAACAGCGCACTTGATTCGCTAGTTGAACGCATCGCCGCCGCACTGGACGCACAGCAGGTTCAAGACCGCCCCGTCGCGGGCCGATAA